One genomic region from Candidatus Xiphinematobacter sp. encodes:
- a CDS encoding acyl carrier protein, producing MTDRSIEEKVKDIIVEQLGVNLEQITPSASFIEDLGADSLDTVELVMAFEEEFSVDVPDEDAERLQTVGDVIQYIREKKSASSGS from the coding sequence ATGACCGATAGATCCATTGAAGAGAAAGTAAAAGATATTATTGTCGAACAACTTGGGGTTAACCTAGAGCAGATAACCCCATCCGCTTCCTTTATTGAGGACCTAGGAGCGGACTCCCTCGATACTGTAGAACTTGTGATGGCTTTTGAGGAGGAATTCTCCGTCGATGTCCCCGATGAAGATGCGGAGAGACTGCAAACCGTCGGTGATGTCATCCAGTATATTAGGGAAAAAAAATCCGCAAGCAGCGGGAGCTAA
- a CDS encoding GTP cyclohydrolase I FolE2, which yields MKSTDLPLIDTQSSFDHRKIAIKRVGIKNLRYPIQIRDKNHHALQSTIATVLLAVDLPAHQKGTHMSRFVEALRSHSPILHVENIYDIPILLKSRLQSSSAHVELEFPFFLEKKAPVTHSSGLLDYTVRLSATLFGEERDFMLTVIVPITTLCPCSKAISAQGAHSQRGLVTCSARFEPPIWIEDLIQMVEKSASCELYSLLKRPDEKAVTEYAYTHPVFVEDLVRNIATLAERNSKIIWYRIEAENFESIHNHNAYALVEGGVGKQYP from the coding sequence ATGAAGAGCACCGATCTACCATTAATAGACACACAAAGTTCATTCGATCACCGCAAAATTGCTATTAAGCGAGTGGGCATCAAGAATCTTCGTTATCCTATTCAGATCCGGGACAAAAATCACCACGCTCTTCAAAGTACCATTGCTACAGTCCTTCTTGCAGTTGATCTACCTGCCCATCAGAAGGGCACCCATATGAGTCGCTTTGTTGAAGCCCTACGCTCACATAGCCCCATCCTCCATGTGGAGAACATCTACGACATCCCCATCCTCCTCAAGAGCAGGCTGCAGTCTTCTAGTGCCCACGTGGAACTTGAGTTCCCTTTTTTTCTGGAGAAAAAGGCACCGGTTACCCACTCTAGTGGGTTGCTCGACTATACGGTGCGGCTTAGTGCTACCTTATTTGGGGAGGAGCGTGATTTTATGCTAACTGTTATTGTTCCAATCACAACCCTCTGCCCCTGCTCAAAGGCAATCAGTGCTCAAGGGGCACACAGTCAGAGAGGACTGGTCACTTGCTCTGCAAGGTTTGAACCACCAATATGGATTGAAGACTTAATTCAGATGGTGGAGAAAAGCGCCAGTTGTGAGCTCTATAGTCTGTTAAAGAGGCCAGATGAAAAGGCTGTTACCGAATACGCCTATACACATCCAGTTTTTGTGGAGGATCTGGTCCGGAATATTGCTACACTGGCAGAGAGAAATTCAAAAATTATCTGGTATCGAATAGAAGCTGAGAACTTTGAATCCATTCATAACCACAATGCATACGCCCTTGTAGAAGGAGGCGTAGGTAAGCAGTACCCATAA
- a CDS encoding LPS-assembly protein LptD gives MKKHTETVTIVTLAILLLLPTYFFRLDNLGASSSSVEITAEKAASFEEGIFTAEGHVQVHHKGIYVYCDHAEYRPRTKDILLLGNVRIHSPDISAIGQHVLYNMQSEHAHTLECSMVHYPILLRARSACILPRALRAQQVVLTTDDQSEPGYHIRAKAVYIYKNKNARMVCLFPTFYVGRMPIFWIPYFSIGPNDTGLKVIPGYNSEWGVFVLATYSFAYEGLDGSRLGRIHIDRRAHHGMAFGFDAVVRATKNEGSHGNCTAYWTSSNKPLARNGIPALGNTDYRHRYRLSYSQNIFFSGNTYAICDLNALSDCNIMRDFYPAESQNPKLGNHISLTKRGQNYTINLLNCFQINDFQNTVERLPELALDVKQHPILGGPLYLEGTWTLGQLRRPLVGESWSGASGKQLLGFWANKKRNLHFAARLANRPVCRLGGFIKISMPKTHFGWITIVPYAGVHATLYKRLSGSFKELTGMAGMGTADQGTCKVFTNRRGIFRRGSIAPNAQRHNVATWYSALHEKENNLCNPMRSRNGVAFHPGANCGLESSFKISRVYRLQSQLLGLDDLMHVVQPYVSYSVVQNLRSKPGLFYQFDTVQQTTQRIPISFPDFQAVDAIDSWNVFRTGVRNSLVTRRNSGNYRWLTMDTFFDYNLRNPYSLARVGSFSSLVTYCPSRWLTVSCDIQAPLDREGFAQFDLNFSLMPARGLQFAIGYYYLNDYPTRQASGIHAPSPGNMNQMTLDAYFRLNENWAMSSQEQLDANRRLLSYQRYFIHRDLSSWIASFGMDIRNQNQKLRTGLVLVMTLKAAPQVVIPPGLDPLRKPLLPTKGDL, from the coding sequence ATGAAGAAGCATACAGAAACCGTGACGATTGTCACCCTTGCTATCCTCCTTCTCCTCCCTACCTACTTTTTCCGACTGGATAATCTGGGAGCCTCATCATCTTCAGTAGAAATTACAGCTGAGAAGGCTGCCAGTTTTGAAGAAGGTATTTTCACAGCCGAAGGCCACGTACAGGTCCATCACAAAGGCATCTACGTCTACTGTGACCACGCCGAGTATAGGCCAAGAACTAAGGACATCCTCCTTCTGGGCAATGTTCGCATCCATTCACCGGACATCTCAGCCATTGGACAGCACGTACTCTATAATATGCAAAGCGAGCATGCGCACACCTTAGAGTGTTCCATGGTACACTATCCGATACTCTTACGTGCCCGCAGTGCCTGCATACTGCCCCGTGCGCTTCGCGCTCAGCAGGTCGTTCTTACCACGGACGACCAATCAGAGCCAGGCTATCATATTAGGGCAAAAGCCGTGTATATTTACAAAAATAAAAATGCCAGGATGGTGTGTCTTTTTCCAACTTTCTATGTGGGAAGGATGCCAATTTTCTGGATTCCTTACTTTTCCATTGGTCCAAATGACACTGGATTAAAGGTTATCCCCGGATATAATAGTGAGTGGGGGGTTTTTGTGCTAGCTACTTATTCCTTTGCCTACGAGGGGTTAGACGGTAGCCGACTTGGCAGGATACACATAGATCGTCGCGCACACCACGGCATGGCTTTTGGCTTTGACGCCGTCGTACGGGCTACCAAGAATGAGGGCAGCCACGGGAATTGCACTGCCTACTGGACCTCCAGCAATAAACCCCTTGCTAGAAATGGAATTCCGGCTTTGGGTAATACCGACTACAGGCATCGTTATCGGCTTTCCTATAGCCAAAACATTTTTTTTTCGGGGAACACTTACGCCATCTGCGACCTGAACGCACTAAGTGATTGTAATATAATGCGAGATTTTTATCCCGCCGAATCGCAAAATCCCAAACTAGGCAACCATATCTCTCTAACCAAGCGTGGCCAAAATTACACCATAAACCTCCTTAATTGCTTCCAAATCAATGATTTTCAAAATACAGTTGAGCGTCTTCCAGAATTGGCTTTGGATGTTAAACAACATCCCATTCTTGGGGGTCCCTTGTATCTAGAGGGTACATGGACCCTGGGTCAGCTAAGACGACCCCTTGTAGGAGAGTCATGGTCTGGAGCAAGCGGTAAGCAGCTTTTGGGTTTCTGGGCTAATAAAAAGAGAAACCTGCACTTTGCTGCTAGACTAGCAAACCGTCCAGTTTGCCGCCTTGGAGGCTTTATCAAGATTTCAATGCCAAAAACCCACTTCGGATGGATCACCATTGTACCATACGCCGGGGTTCATGCCACACTGTACAAACGGCTGAGCGGCTCCTTTAAGGAGTTAACTGGCATGGCTGGCATGGGTACAGCTGATCAAGGGACATGCAAAGTCTTCACTAACAGAAGAGGAATTTTTAGGAGAGGGTCCATTGCTCCAAACGCCCAGAGGCACAATGTTGCTACTTGGTACAGTGCCCTTCACGAAAAAGAAAACAATCTCTGCAACCCGATGCGCTCAAGAAATGGGGTTGCCTTTCATCCTGGAGCCAACTGCGGCCTTGAATCGTCTTTTAAGATCTCCCGTGTGTACCGGTTACAGTCTCAACTTCTTGGCTTGGACGATTTAATGCATGTCGTGCAACCCTATGTAAGCTATTCGGTAGTCCAAAATCTCAGAAGCAAGCCCGGTTTATTCTACCAGTTCGATACCGTTCAACAAACGACTCAGCGGATCCCCATCAGTTTCCCAGATTTTCAGGCTGTCGACGCCATCGATTCCTGGAATGTTTTCCGAACAGGAGTCCGAAACAGCCTCGTCACTCGTCGCAATAGTGGAAACTACCGATGGCTCACCATGGACACATTCTTCGATTACAACTTGCGTAACCCCTATTCTCTGGCGAGAGTAGGGAGCTTTAGCAGTCTCGTTACCTATTGTCCATCTCGTTGGTTGACTGTAAGCTGCGACATCCAGGCTCCTCTAGATCGGGAGGGATTTGCACAGTTCGACCTGAACTTTAGTTTAATGCCAGCTCGAGGCTTGCAATTCGCAATTGGCTACTACTACTTAAACGATTATCCGACACGACAGGCGTCTGGCATCCACGCGCCATCTCCCGGCAACATGAATCAGATGACCCTCGACGCCTACTTTCGTTTGAATGAGAACTGGGCAATGAGCAGTCAGGAGCAACTTGATGCCAACCGAAGACTGCTCTCGTACCAACGCTATTTCATCCATCGGGATTTATCCTCTTGGATCGCCTCCTTTGGCATGGATATACGCAACCAGAACCAGAAGCTACGAACTGGCCTCGTATTGGTAATGACATTAAAAGCCGCACCTCAGGTGGTAATTCCTCCAGGGCTAGATCCTCTCCGTAAACCCCTCTTGCCGACTAAGGGGGATCTTTAA
- a CDS encoding UDP-glucose/GDP-mannose dehydrogenase family protein — protein MKLCIIGAGHVGLVTGACFAEVGHHVICIDNDQRKIDMLAAGKIPLYEPQLEELLSRNIAAKRLFFSNSVKAGVDASEVIFLAVPTPLRADGTVDLSCIEQVVREIAPALGAYRIIVDKSTVPVKTGEKMAEIIQIIRRHNAASTLFDIVSNPEFLREGSAVRDTLHPDRIVIGSSSQRAIALMRKIYEPFSAPLLITDVNSAELIKHAANSFLALKISYINMVARICEANKADVKKVADGIGLDKRIGRGFLDAGIGYGGSCFPKDVATFIAICQQQLGRPFGLLREVQKINDTQLEYFISKIRGALQVLEGRKIAVWGLTFKPDTDDIRNSVAVALVNLLISEGVIVQVYDPKGMEKSRRLWAKTAARFASSPLEAVQGAEALVIATEWKEFTSVDLREVKARMQAWFIFDGRNLLNPSVARQFGFSYYSIGRF, from the coding sequence ATGAAGTTATGTATCATTGGCGCCGGACATGTTGGGTTAGTTACAGGTGCTTGTTTTGCAGAAGTTGGTCACCATGTCATTTGTATAGACAACGACCAGCGCAAGATAGATATGCTTGCAGCGGGTAAGATCCCCCTTTACGAACCACAATTGGAGGAACTTTTGAGCAGAAATATAGCCGCCAAGAGGCTCTTCTTTAGCAACAGCGTGAAAGCGGGGGTTGATGCATCGGAAGTAATATTTCTTGCTGTGCCTACTCCTCTTAGAGCAGACGGAACCGTAGATCTTTCCTGTATCGAGCAGGTAGTACGCGAAATCGCCCCAGCTCTCGGAGCGTACCGGATCATCGTGGACAAGAGTACCGTTCCAGTCAAGACCGGTGAAAAAATGGCGGAAATCATCCAAATCATCCGTCGCCACAATGCAGCTAGTACACTGTTCGACATTGTAAGCAATCCGGAATTTCTGAGAGAGGGATCCGCCGTCAGGGACACGCTGCACCCTGACCGTATTGTGATTGGTAGCTCCAGCCAGCGTGCGATCGCACTCATGAGAAAAATCTATGAACCCTTTTCCGCCCCACTTCTCATCACGGATGTAAACAGCGCAGAGCTTATCAAACATGCGGCCAACTCCTTCCTCGCTCTCAAGATATCCTACATCAACATGGTAGCACGGATTTGTGAGGCGAACAAAGCGGACGTTAAAAAGGTTGCAGACGGAATTGGTCTAGATAAGCGTATCGGGCGGGGTTTTTTAGACGCCGGAATTGGCTACGGAGGTTCTTGCTTTCCCAAGGACGTTGCAACCTTTATTGCCATATGCCAGCAGCAATTGGGGAGGCCTTTTGGGCTGCTTAGGGAGGTCCAGAAGATCAATGATACCCAGCTAGAGTACTTTATAAGTAAAATTCGAGGAGCACTTCAGGTACTCGAAGGAAGAAAAATCGCCGTTTGGGGGCTCACCTTTAAGCCGGACACGGATGATATCCGAAATTCGGTCGCCGTTGCCCTAGTGAATCTTTTAATTTCGGAGGGTGTAATAGTCCAAGTGTACGATCCTAAGGGGATGGAGAAGTCCAGAAGACTTTGGGCGAAAACGGCGGCTCGCTTCGCTTCGTCACCCCTCGAGGCAGTGCAAGGGGCAGAGGCGCTAGTGATCGCAACCGAGTGGAAAGAATTCACCTCCGTCGATCTCAGGGAAGTAAAAGCTCGGATGCAAGCTTGGTTTATTTTTGACGGGAGGAATCTCCTCAATCCATCAGTGGCACGTCAGTTCGGCTTTAGCTACTACAGCATCGGTCGATTTTAA
- a CDS encoding CPBP family intramembrane metalloprotease codes for MVLLTAIYVHSGVCRTEGNIGLFAFLGVAARAIGISIFEETLFRGLLYGLSRQEISAPTSALWTSWIFAILHLTQSSGSTHPVDIWSGWRELQCLFNPTLPWSTFLFALVSLTAVGLLLCWVTEKTHSLALPIGLHAGWISVIQSGNFFVKFQMETPGNLPWVGPHAVSGTIPVGILAILALCFTFYLCWRYLHRRKVA; via the coding sequence ATGGTGCTGCTTACAGCAATCTATGTTCATTCTGGTGTGTGTAGGACCGAGGGGAATATTGGACTGTTTGCCTTCCTCGGGGTGGCAGCACGAGCTATCGGAATCTCCATTTTTGAGGAAACTCTCTTCCGTGGCCTGCTGTACGGACTAAGTCGACAGGAAATAAGTGCCCCTACTTCTGCCCTATGGACTTCTTGGATTTTTGCTATCCTTCACCTTACACAATCTTCGGGCTCCACACATCCAGTAGATATTTGGAGTGGATGGAGGGAATTACAGTGCTTGTTTAACCCTACTCTACCTTGGTCTACTTTCCTTTTCGCTCTAGTGAGCCTGACTGCCGTTGGCCTCCTACTCTGCTGGGTGACGGAGAAGACTCACTCTTTGGCCCTACCGATTGGACTGCACGCTGGATGGATCTCTGTCATCCAGTCAGGAAATTTTTTTGTGAAATTCCAAATGGAGACACCGGGCAATTTACCATGGGTAGGACCTCATGCAGTCTCCGGCACTATACCTGTCGGAATTCTTGCCATCCTAGCATTGTGCTTCACCTTCTACCTGTGTTGGAGGTATCTCCACCGGCGGAAGGTTGCCTGA
- a CDS encoding acetyl-CoA carboxylase carboxyltransferase subunit beta: MPIFKEPVFNARGNKHQETPEGTWTKCPSCKDIIHNLALAENLFVCTKCSYHFTLGAWERIAHLVDPGSFKEHDAKMVAADPLKFRGVATYKERLQTYREKTGLVDAVITGEAAITQCLIGLIVMDFHFLAATMGSVVGEKVTRLVEWSTRSRRPVIAICASGGARIYESIFSLMQMAKTSGALALHARAGLPYIVVLSNPTYAGVMASFASLGDVILAEPRSMIGFAGPRVIRETTHQNLPEGFQTAEFLEKHGLLDHIVHRTQLRPFLARILSYLCQT; the protein is encoded by the coding sequence ATGCCCATCTTTAAAGAGCCAGTCTTTAACGCTCGTGGAAATAAACATCAGGAGACTCCAGAAGGAACGTGGACCAAGTGTCCTTCCTGCAAGGACATCATTCACAATCTAGCTTTAGCAGAGAATCTTTTTGTCTGCACCAAATGTAGTTACCATTTTACGCTAGGCGCGTGGGAACGGATCGCGCATCTTGTCGACCCGGGATCATTCAAAGAACACGATGCTAAGATGGTTGCTGCTGACCCCCTAAAATTCCGTGGGGTAGCTACTTATAAGGAAAGACTACAGACCTATCGTGAAAAAACTGGTCTAGTCGATGCAGTTATTACTGGGGAGGCCGCCATTACTCAGTGTCTCATTGGGCTTATAGTAATGGATTTTCATTTCCTCGCAGCTACTATGGGTTCGGTAGTTGGGGAGAAAGTCACTCGACTTGTTGAGTGGAGTACTCGTAGTAGGAGACCTGTCATTGCCATTTGTGCTTCAGGAGGGGCTCGTATATACGAAAGTATATTTAGCCTCATGCAAATGGCGAAAACCAGCGGCGCCCTAGCACTACATGCCAGAGCAGGTCTTCCCTACATTGTAGTACTCAGTAATCCTACCTACGCAGGTGTCATGGCAAGTTTTGCCTCCCTAGGGGATGTTATTCTTGCAGAACCACGAAGTATGATAGGCTTCGCCGGCCCTCGTGTCATTCGGGAGACAACCCACCAAAATTTGCCAGAGGGCTTTCAGACTGCCGAATTTCTGGAAAAACACGGATTACTTGATCATATTGTGCACCGCACCCAGTTACGACCATTCCTGGCACGGATCCTCAGTTATCTCTGCCAGACATAG
- a CDS encoding bifunctional folylpolyglutamate synthase/dihydrofolate synthase, translated as MTFDKALRWLYSRRRFGIRLGLETTQFLLALLGNPEKKLRFLHVAGTNGKGSVCAFLDSILRAEGKKTGLFTSPHLMDFRERIRVNGRPISKEAAAEGLTLLRDLANSHTHKLRKLEPTFFELATALATWYFLRKNAEVAIWETGMGGRWDATNVVTPLVSIVTSISFDHQQWLGNSLVEIACEKSGIFKAGVPAVSAPQSIEVAETLRSRAAIYRVPLYFVKAPWSASKIGLRGEHQRWNAAVAVAALEASGITISTDSISNGLANTHWPGRFQILSERLVVDGAHNPGATRTLVATWKEVFGNQQACVVFGSLEDKESKRMLEILSTITREFRFVPVTNHRSSGRYLAPPHKIIGHFENLSAALIAPPQPENTIILITGSLFLVGEILAQKARKRESTDFVSPGPGGGKQNKLPTLLG; from the coding sequence ATGACTTTTGACAAGGCCTTGAGGTGGCTATATTCCAGGAGGCGCTTTGGCATCAGGTTGGGATTAGAAACAACGCAATTCCTTCTTGCTCTCCTCGGCAATCCAGAAAAAAAACTGAGGTTCCTGCATGTCGCTGGAACTAACGGTAAGGGGTCCGTTTGTGCGTTTTTAGACTCAATTTTGAGGGCGGAAGGGAAAAAAACTGGACTTTTTACTTCCCCGCATCTGATGGACTTTCGAGAACGCATCCGTGTGAATGGTAGGCCAATTTCTAAGGAGGCGGCTGCAGAGGGCTTAACTCTCTTGAGAGATTTAGCAAATTCCCATACTCATAAACTTCGTAAACTAGAACCCACTTTTTTTGAGCTCGCTACAGCGCTGGCTACCTGGTACTTCCTGCGAAAAAATGCAGAGGTCGCTATTTGGGAAACGGGCATGGGAGGGCGTTGGGACGCAACTAATGTAGTCACTCCGTTGGTATCCATTGTTACATCTATCTCTTTCGACCATCAGCAATGGTTAGGAAATTCTCTAGTAGAGATCGCCTGCGAAAAATCTGGGATCTTTAAGGCAGGCGTTCCTGCAGTTTCGGCACCTCAGTCCATCGAGGTAGCGGAGACATTGCGAAGTAGAGCGGCTATTTATCGTGTGCCACTGTATTTCGTAAAAGCTCCCTGGAGCGCTTCCAAGATAGGACTGCGTGGAGAGCACCAACGATGGAACGCGGCAGTGGCCGTGGCAGCTTTAGAAGCTAGCGGAATCACTATCTCTACTGATTCCATTTCCAATGGCCTGGCTAATACCCACTGGCCTGGAAGATTCCAGATTCTCTCCGAGAGGCTGGTAGTGGATGGAGCCCATAACCCTGGAGCCACGCGCACTCTTGTTGCTACTTGGAAAGAGGTATTTGGAAATCAACAAGCCTGTGTAGTATTTGGTTCGTTGGAAGATAAAGAAAGCAAAAGGATGTTAGAAATACTTTCTACCATCACTCGAGAGTTTCGGTTTGTTCCTGTTACTAACCACCGGTCCAGCGGCAGGTACCTAGCACCTCCGCACAAAATCATTGGTCATTTCGAGAACCTTAGTGCTGCCTTAATAGCTCCCCCTCAACCGGAAAATACTATTATCCTGATAACGGGATCGCTCTTTTTGGTTGGGGAAATACTGGCGCAAAAGGCGCGAAAAAGAGAGTCCACTGATTTTGTTTCTCCTGGCCCAGGGGGAGGCAAACAAAACAAACTGCCAACCCTATTAGGATAG
- a CDS encoding NAD(P)-dependent glycerol-3-phosphate dehydrogenase, with the protein MYERIGIVGAGSWGTALAILLSESSETVCLWGRRPALITELASHHINSVYLPGLQLPSNIHATHQLADALDAKLILVVTPSKAIREIVGQIVMLGVAPQSILVSCIKGIECDTGMLMSEVLASCLPHNPLAVLSGPNHAIEVAQKRPAAAVVGSANGEVLQELQQRLFLPSFRLYTSEDVRGIQLGGALKNVFAIAAGISDGFHMGSNAKAALITRALAEMRRLGVASGGHLETFYGLSGIGDLMVTCFSQHSRNRAIGERIGRGEFPAKIQESMKMIAEGIPAARSARRLALKHSVDTPILEAVYQVLYEGKTPRDALWELLGRRPRPESDPA; encoded by the coding sequence ATGTATGAGAGAATTGGCATTGTCGGCGCTGGTAGTTGGGGAACAGCTCTTGCTATCCTACTCTCCGAAAGCAGCGAAACCGTTTGTCTATGGGGGCGCAGGCCTGCTTTAATAACAGAGTTGGCTAGCCATCACATCAACTCCGTGTACCTTCCTGGGTTGCAGCTGCCATCGAACATCCATGCAACACATCAACTGGCCGATGCTCTAGATGCCAAATTGATACTCGTAGTTACACCTTCTAAGGCCATTCGTGAAATTGTCGGTCAAATAGTTATGCTCGGCGTTGCTCCTCAAAGCATCTTGGTTTCCTGCATCAAGGGCATTGAGTGTGACACAGGAATGCTAATGAGTGAGGTGTTGGCAAGTTGTCTTCCACACAACCCTCTTGCTGTCCTTTCTGGACCAAACCATGCTATTGAGGTCGCGCAGAAACGTCCTGCCGCGGCAGTCGTAGGTTCGGCCAATGGGGAAGTGCTACAGGAGCTCCAACAGAGGCTCTTCCTCCCCAGTTTTCGACTTTATACGAGCGAGGATGTTAGGGGTATTCAATTAGGAGGTGCTCTAAAGAACGTCTTTGCCATTGCCGCAGGAATCTCCGACGGTTTTCACATGGGAAGCAATGCAAAGGCGGCCCTTATTACTCGTGCACTCGCAGAGATGAGACGCTTAGGAGTAGCTTCGGGAGGGCATCTAGAAACCTTCTACGGTCTAAGTGGTATAGGGGACCTAATGGTCACTTGTTTTAGCCAGCATAGCCGCAACCGCGCTATTGGAGAGAGAATTGGGCGCGGCGAATTTCCAGCCAAAATTCAGGAATCTATGAAAATGATAGCCGAAGGAATCCCAGCTGCCCGTAGTGCCAGACGATTGGCCCTCAAGCATAGCGTAGATACACCCATCTTGGAAGCAGTGTATCAGGTCCTCTATGAGGGCAAGACTCCTCGCGATGCACTGTGGGAGCTATTAGGGCGCCGCCCACGTCCTGAATCCGATCCTGCCTAG
- the plsY gene encoding glycerol-3-phosphate 1-O-acyltransferase PlsY yields MTSLLQYDLGRVTREWRTNIRSQWAGGPNSISSIPRSYCQIYLMPNAIGQLAAVGVLSYLLGSVPAGWIAGKICHRDLQREGSSNTGATNALRILGKKWGYMVFAVDFLKGIAAITLAEFSEGESRQGWLGPTAALSVIVGHNFPFWLGFRGGKGVATTAGVTLLIFPYLVFVVALTAWGLVFLTTRYVSLASLAASITLPLACFTLFFLGEVDRTFAWTSLGICMLAIWRHRNNISRLISGTEPRFIKREK; encoded by the coding sequence GTGACTAGTCTGCTGCAGTACGATCTTGGAAGGGTAACTAGGGAGTGGCGGACTAACATCCGCTCACAGTGGGCTGGTGGGCCAAACTCCATTTCATCCATTCCCAGATCCTACTGCCAGATCTACTTAATGCCTAACGCAATCGGACAACTCGCTGCAGTGGGTGTGCTATCCTACCTTTTGGGCAGTGTTCCTGCAGGGTGGATTGCTGGAAAAATCTGTCATAGGGATCTGCAGAGAGAAGGCAGTAGTAATACTGGTGCTACTAATGCTTTGAGGATACTAGGCAAAAAGTGGGGATATATGGTCTTCGCTGTTGATTTTCTCAAGGGAATCGCTGCAATCACTCTGGCAGAATTCTCGGAGGGGGAATCCCGACAAGGCTGGCTGGGGCCTACAGCAGCACTGTCCGTCATTGTTGGACACAATTTTCCATTTTGGCTAGGATTTAGAGGTGGGAAGGGGGTAGCTACCACTGCAGGAGTAACGCTCTTAATTTTTCCGTATCTTGTTTTTGTAGTGGCACTAACTGCCTGGGGATTGGTATTCCTTACTACACGTTATGTTTCTCTTGCCTCTCTAGCAGCTTCAATCACACTGCCACTCGCGTGCTTTACTTTGTTTTTCTTGGGTGAGGTAGACCGAACATTTGCTTGGACGTCGCTTGGAATCTGTATGCTTGCTATCTGGCGACATCGAAACAATATCTCTCGCCTAATATCTGGTACAGAGCCCAGATTTATAAAAAGAGAAAAATGA
- a CDS encoding ribose-phosphate pyrophosphokinase yields MKIFTGRAHSQLAIDIAAYLQVPLGNASISSFPDGETSVRINENVRGQDVFIVQPTCPPTNQNLMELLILVDAARRASAARVTAVIPFFGYARQDRKDQPRVPITAKLVANLLVAAGVDRVLTMDLHAQQLQGFFDIPVDHLYALPVLNRYLWETGLDDLVVVSPDVGGVKMASAYAQALGAGLAIAVKRRCSASQVDTLYVIGEVQGKNILIVDDLTETAGTLTSAAKILHQSGVQDIYAGVSHAILTSCAIERLSSSGIRQLITTDSVPLSQETSGLIRVLSVAPLLGESIRRVHRDESVSSLFELKR; encoded by the coding sequence ATGAAGATCTTTACAGGGAGGGCGCACTCTCAGCTCGCTATAGATATTGCCGCTTATCTTCAAGTCCCACTTGGAAATGCTTCTATTTCCTCTTTCCCGGATGGAGAGACCTCCGTAAGGATAAATGAGAACGTCCGTGGACAGGATGTTTTTATTGTCCAGCCGACTTGCCCTCCGACAAACCAGAACTTGATGGAACTTTTAATTTTGGTGGATGCTGCGCGGCGCGCTAGCGCCGCGCGAGTTACTGCTGTGATCCCCTTTTTTGGATATGCTAGACAGGACCGCAAGGATCAGCCGCGCGTCCCCATTACAGCAAAATTAGTGGCCAATCTCCTCGTCGCGGCTGGGGTTGATCGGGTGTTAACCATGGACCTACATGCTCAGCAGCTTCAGGGCTTTTTTGATATTCCAGTGGACCATCTGTATGCACTACCAGTCTTGAACCGTTATCTGTGGGAAACAGGCCTGGACGACCTAGTAGTAGTTTCACCAGATGTGGGCGGGGTAAAGATGGCTTCTGCCTACGCACAGGCGTTGGGTGCCGGGCTTGCCATCGCAGTAAAAAGACGTTGCTCTGCCAGCCAGGTCGACACCCTCTATGTCATAGGAGAAGTACAGGGAAAAAATATTTTGATAGTGGATGATCTAACGGAAACTGCTGGCACATTAACCAGTGCGGCTAAAATCCTCCACCAATCTGGCGTACAGGATATTTATGCAGGAGTTTCGCATGCAATCTTGACAAGCTGCGCCATAGAAAGGTTATCCTCGTCAGGGATAAGACAGTTAATCACAACGGACAGTGTGCCGCTCTCTCAGGAGACTAGTGGACTCATTAGGGTTCTTTCTGTTGCGCCTTTGCTTGGTGAGAGCATTCGGCGTGTTCATCGAGATGAGTCGGTCAGCTCCCTGTTTGAGTTGAAAAGATAA